From Halomicrobium salinisoli, the proteins below share one genomic window:
- the sod gene encoding superoxide dismutase, whose translation MPEQSDPELPPLPYDYDALEPHISEQVLTWHHDTHHQGYVNGLAAAEETLAENRSSGDFGSTAGALGNVTHNGCGHYLHTLFWENMAPDGGGEPEGELADRIAEDFGSYEGWKGEFQAAASAAGGWALLVYDPVAKQLRNVAVDKHDQGALWGAHPVLALDVWEHSYYYDYGPDRGSFIDAFFEVVDWDKAAEEYQKCLDHFE comes from the coding sequence ATGCCCGAGCAATCAGACCCCGAACTGCCGCCACTGCCCTACGACTACGACGCCCTGGAGCCGCACATCTCCGAGCAGGTGCTCACCTGGCACCACGACACCCACCATCAGGGGTACGTCAACGGCCTCGCCGCGGCCGAGGAGACGCTCGCGGAGAACCGCAGTTCCGGCGACTTCGGCTCGACCGCCGGCGCCCTCGGTAACGTGACCCACAACGGCTGTGGCCACTACCTCCACACCCTGTTCTGGGAGAACATGGCCCCCGACGGCGGCGGCGAGCCCGAGGGCGAACTCGCCGACCGCATCGCGGAGGACTTCGGCTCCTACGAGGGCTGGAAGGGCGAGTTCCAGGCCGCCGCGTCCGCGGCGGGCGGCTGGGCGCTGCTGGTGTACGACCCCGTCGCCAAGCAGCTCCGCAACGTCGCCGTCGACAAGCACGACCAGGGCGCGCTGTGGGGTGCCCACCCGGTCCTCGCGCTGGACGTCTGGGAGCACTCCTACTACTACGACTACGGGCCCGACCGCGGCAGCTTCATCGACGCGTTCTTCGAGGTCGTCGACTGGGACAAGGCCGCCGAGGAGTACCAGAAGTGCCTCGATCACTTCGAGTAG
- the menD gene encoding 2-succinyl-5-enolpyruvyl-6-hydroxy-3-cyclohexene-1-carboxylic-acid synthase gives MTAPNRNTLWGRIIADELAAAGVDAVAVAPGSRSTPLTVAVDDHPDLRVFSHLDERSAAFFALGRARRTGRPTPLICTSGTAAANFHPAVIEADQARVPLLLLTADRPPELRDSGANQTVDQEQLYGDAVRSYRSLPEPAPEPRRLRSLRTTVCRAVATAERTPAGPVHLNVPMAKPLEPTPVEGDVPEDIAERAPLAVEGRDGPFVTTTEGRARLDEADAERLADPLTDADRGLIVAGPASGPAPDREAMARLAEATGVPVLADPLSGHRFGHDAPWLCGGYDSYLDADGWPDPDVVIRFGASPTSKVLRQYLRDADARQFVVDPAGDWPEASFTATDHVVADPRAVAAALADAVDREPTAWRDRFRAAERIHWDLAAEAHADRPFEGSVAAATAAAAPDPSTLFVSNSMPVRDLDRFAEPRPAAVTALGNRGASGIDGITSTALGAGSATDDPLLLLLGDLAYYHDMNGLLAVARCEVDATVVLVNNDGGGIFHKLPIESFDPPFTGQFRTPHGLDFEPTGDLYGLEYERVADPTDLAERVAESATADGTQVLEVQTAAEESHRHREELHEQTCEAVSREVLTEGKNLGQRERE, from the coding sequence ATGACCGCACCGAACCGGAACACGCTGTGGGGCCGGATCATCGCGGACGAACTGGCGGCCGCCGGCGTGGACGCCGTCGCCGTCGCGCCGGGGAGCCGGTCGACGCCTCTGACCGTCGCGGTCGACGACCACCCCGACCTCCGCGTCTTCTCCCACCTCGACGAGCGGTCGGCCGCCTTCTTCGCGCTGGGGCGCGCGCGCCGGACGGGCCGGCCGACGCCGCTGATCTGTACCTCCGGGACGGCCGCGGCGAACTTCCACCCCGCCGTGATCGAGGCCGATCAGGCGCGCGTGCCGTTGCTCTTGCTGACCGCCGACAGGCCGCCGGAGCTGCGCGACAGCGGCGCCAACCAGACCGTCGACCAGGAGCAGCTCTACGGCGACGCGGTCCGGAGCTACCGGTCGCTCCCGGAGCCCGCGCCCGAGCCCCGGCGGCTGCGCTCGCTCCGGACGACCGTCTGCCGCGCGGTGGCGACGGCCGAGCGGACGCCGGCGGGCCCCGTCCACCTCAACGTCCCGATGGCCAAGCCGCTGGAGCCGACGCCCGTCGAGGGCGACGTCCCCGAGGACATCGCGGAGCGGGCGCCGCTGGCCGTCGAGGGCCGCGACGGCCCCTTCGTGACGACGACCGAGGGGAGGGCGCGGCTCGACGAGGCCGACGCGGAGCGGCTCGCGGACCCGCTGACCGACGCCGACCGTGGCCTGATCGTGGCCGGTCCCGCCAGCGGGCCGGCGCCCGACCGCGAGGCGATGGCCCGGCTGGCCGAGGCGACGGGCGTTCCCGTGCTGGCCGACCCGCTCTCGGGCCACCGCTTCGGCCACGACGCCCCCTGGCTCTGCGGCGGCTACGACTCCTACCTCGACGCCGACGGCTGGCCCGACCCCGACGTCGTGATCCGCTTCGGCGCCTCGCCCACCTCCAAGGTCCTGCGCCAGTACCTCCGGGACGCCGACGCCCGGCAGTTCGTCGTCGATCCGGCCGGCGACTGGCCCGAGGCGAGCTTCACCGCCACCGACCACGTCGTCGCCGACCCGAGGGCGGTCGCCGCGGCGCTGGCCGACGCCGTCGACCGGGAACCGACAGCCTGGCGCGACCGCTTCCGCGCGGCCGAGCGGATCCACTGGGACCTGGCCGCCGAGGCGCACGCCGACCGCCCGTTCGAGGGGTCGGTCGCGGCCGCCACCGCCGCCGCGGCCCCGGACCCGTCGACCCTGTTCGTCTCCAACAGCATGCCGGTCCGGGACCTCGACCGCTTCGCCGAGCCCCGACCCGCCGCGGTCACCGCGCTGGGCAACCGCGGCGCCAGCGGCATCGACGGGATCACCTCGACCGCGCTCGGCGCCGGCAGCGCGACGGACGACCCCCTGCTCCTGCTGCTCGGCGACCTCGCGTACTACCACGACATGAACGGCCTGCTGGCCGTCGCCCGCTGCGAGGTCGACGCGACGGTCGTCCTCGTGAACAACGACGGCGGCGGCATCTTCCACAAGCTCCCCATCGAGTCGTTCGACCCGCCCTTCACCGGGCAGTTCCGCACGCCCCACGGCCTGGACTTCGAGCCGACGGGCGACCTCTACGGCCTCGAGTACGAGCGCGTCGCGGACCCGACGGACCTGGCCGAGCGCGTCGCGGAGTCAGCGACTGCGGACGGAACGCAGGTGCTCGAAGTACAGACGGCGGCCGAGGAGAGCCACCGCCATCGCGAGGAACTGCACGAACAGACCTGCGAGGCCGTGAGCCGCGAGGTTCTGACCGAAGGGAAGAACCTCGGACAGCGCGAGCGGGAGTGA
- a CDS encoding J domain-containing protein — translation MSETFYEVLGVAPDASTSEIEAAYRERLKETHPDHSDAADAEEATKRVIEARDVLTDDAERERYDRLGHEAYVADDSSPVDQSGDGTVGDGTAGGGSDVSDAAAAAREASERRESGPTNDRAGPYERRRRERKARERVDFGDAGSGTGRAGGRRSAAGAGSAAATGPGTSTGSDRGRSADAGTAYADSFWDQTGGAGGSGRGYEYATDRTLRQRLVPTGQSLTLLGLAFLLYPVMLFSALFPHFPLFVNAIVAICTLLLVGYLQSIPGVGTLVFGAWSLIATGAVVAFGVEVVSVVGVAALAGTWVPFGLSALTLWLLSP, via the coding sequence ATGTCAGAGACGTTCTACGAGGTCCTCGGGGTCGCCCCGGACGCCTCGACGAGCGAGATCGAGGCCGCCTACCGGGAGCGGCTCAAGGAGACTCACCCGGACCACAGCGACGCGGCCGACGCCGAGGAGGCGACGAAGCGGGTCATCGAGGCCCGGGACGTCCTCACCGACGACGCGGAGCGCGAGCGATACGACAGGCTCGGTCACGAGGCGTACGTCGCCGACGACTCGTCGCCGGTCGATCAGTCGGGCGACGGGACGGTAGGCGACGGGACGGCTGGCGGCGGATCGGACGTCAGCGACGCCGCGGCGGCCGCCCGCGAGGCGAGCGAGCGCCGCGAGTCCGGGCCGACGAACGACCGCGCGGGGCCCTACGAGCGCCGGCGACGCGAGCGGAAGGCGCGCGAGCGCGTCGACTTCGGCGACGCGGGGAGCGGGACCGGGCGCGCCGGCGGGCGGCGGTCCGCCGCCGGCGCGGGTTCGGCCGCGGCGACTGGCCCGGGCACGTCGACGGGGTCGGACCGCGGTCGCTCCGCCGACGCCGGGACCGCCTACGCGGACAGTTTCTGGGACCAGACCGGCGGCGCGGGCGGCTCGGGCCGCGGGTACGAGTACGCGACCGACCGGACGCTGCGGCAGCGGCTCGTCCCCACGGGCCAGTCGCTGACGCTGCTCGGCCTGGCCTTCCTGCTGTATCCGGTGATGCTGTTCAGCGCGCTCTTCCCGCACTTCCCCCTGTTCGTGAACGCGATCGTCGCGATCTGCACCCTCCTGCTGGTGGGCTACCTCCAGTCGATCCCCGGCGTCGGGACGCTCGTGTTCGGCGCCTGGAGCCTGATCGCGACGGGGGCCGTCGTCGCGTTCGGCGTCGAGGTGGTCAGCGTCGTCGGCGTCGCCGCCCTGGCGGGCACCTGGGTCCCCTTTGGCCTGTCGGCGCTGACGCTGTGGCTCCTCAGTCCGTGA
- a CDS encoding ribbon-helix-helix domain-containing protein codes for MPKVEITIPEHLEMQIAQLVEEGEFLNREEAIEDLLSTGLKAYKTSGPIDEDEAEPGLEDDGMMGHDDEYVF; via the coding sequence ATGCCCAAGGTAGAGATCACGATCCCGGAGCACCTCGAGATGCAGATCGCCCAGCTCGTCGAAGAGGGCGAGTTCCTCAACCGCGAGGAGGCGATCGAGGACCTGCTCTCCACGGGACTGAAGGCGTACAAGACGAGTGGCCCGATCGACGAAGACGAGGCGGAGCCGGGCCTGGAAGACGACGGCATGATGGGACACGACGACGAGTACGTGTTCTGA
- a CDS encoding ATPase has translation MRLLVAGADRVDAGKTTFATGLVEHTGAVGYKPRAGNDYWHDHDDYERATRDGRLYGKDAARLAEATDADLEPEAINPVHRLWRPSAGPATGVLGQEDREFLADRVGDALVVNGTVDLPESLRERLPVAEATTVTDLAEFDGLMERLHAPALADLADRIAGENRAVVESYSDVARPLRDLEPDAVAVVEPGQARIYDGDRYWKACQVASSSPIDGRREERVGAVVDLIEAEADVGLPALAGDERSDPAAVADRYEHAYDALLAAAF, from the coding sequence ATGCGACTGCTCGTCGCCGGCGCCGACCGCGTCGACGCGGGCAAGACCACATTCGCGACGGGGCTGGTCGAGCACACCGGCGCGGTCGGCTACAAGCCCCGCGCGGGCAACGACTACTGGCACGACCACGACGACTACGAGCGCGCGACGCGCGACGGCCGGCTGTACGGGAAGGACGCGGCCCGCCTGGCGGAGGCGACCGACGCCGACCTCGAACCCGAGGCGATCAACCCCGTCCACCGGCTCTGGCGTCCCTCGGCGGGACCCGCGACGGGCGTCCTCGGTCAGGAGGACCGCGAGTTCCTGGCCGACCGTGTCGGTGACGCCCTCGTCGTCAACGGCACCGTCGACCTGCCGGAGAGCCTGCGCGAGCGCCTACCCGTCGCGGAGGCGACGACCGTGACCGACCTCGCCGAGTTCGACGGCCTGATGGAGCGGCTCCACGCGCCGGCGCTCGCGGACCTCGCGGATCGGATCGCCGGCGAGAACCGCGCCGTGGTGGAGTCGTACTCCGACGTCGCCCGGCCGCTCCGGGACCTCGAACCGGACGCCGTCGCCGTCGTCGAGCCCGGGCAGGCGCGGATCTACGACGGCGACCGCTACTGGAAGGCCTGCCAGGTCGCCTCGTCGAGCCCGATCGACGGCCGCCGCGAGGAGCGCGTCGGGGCCGTCGTCGACCTGATCGAGGCCGAGGCGGACGTCGGGCTTCCGGCCCTGGCGGGCGACGAGCGGTCCGACCCCGCCGCGGTCGCGGACCGGTACGAACACGCCTACGACGCGCTGCTGGCGGCGGCGTTCTGA
- a CDS encoding cryptochrome/photolyase family protein, with product MRLHWHRRDLRGSDVAGLAAATDDATAVPVFVFDEDVLAHASPPRVAFLLDALASLRAWYRERGGDLLVERGDPAEVLPRLAAEHGAEAVTWGEDYSGLAAERDARVRRALADAGVERRPVTDGVLHEPGSITTNAGDPYSVFSYFWKKWRDREKPAPHPAPDASDLAEIEGAPLPTLADLGFDEPEASIPPAGTEAARDRLTEFLDGPVYRYEERRDYPADECTSRLSPHLKYGTIGIREVYERTEAAKADAPDADAAASVEEFQSQLAWREFYAQVLWANRDTVTENFKDFERPIRWRDDPEGLQAWKDGETGYPIVDAGMRQLREEAYVHNRVRMLVAAFLTKDLLIDWRRGYEWFRQRLVDHDTANDVGGWQWAASTGTDAQPYFRVFNPTTQGERYDPDAQYIKRYVPELRDADPDVIHEWPDLSPTQRRRAAPDYPDPIVDHASARERAIEAFETARGGD from the coding sequence ATGCGCCTGCACTGGCACCGGCGCGACCTGCGGGGGAGCGACGTCGCGGGGCTCGCGGCGGCGACCGACGACGCGACGGCGGTCCCCGTCTTCGTCTTCGACGAGGACGTGCTCGCACACGCGTCGCCGCCGCGGGTCGCCTTCCTGCTCGACGCGCTCGCGTCGCTGCGCGCGTGGTACCGCGAGCGGGGCGGCGACCTCCTCGTCGAGCGCGGTGACCCCGCCGAGGTCCTCCCGCGACTGGCCGCCGAGCACGGGGCCGAGGCGGTGACGTGGGGCGAGGACTACTCCGGGCTGGCGGCGGAGCGGGACGCCCGCGTGCGCCGCGCGCTCGCGGACGCCGGCGTCGAGCGTCGGCCCGTCACCGACGGCGTCCTCCACGAACCCGGATCGATCACGACGAACGCGGGCGACCCCTACTCCGTGTTCAGTTACTTCTGGAAGAAGTGGCGCGATCGGGAGAAGCCGGCACCCCACCCGGCCCCGGACGCGTCCGACCTCGCCGAGATCGAGGGTGCTCCGCTGCCGACGCTCGCCGACCTGGGGTTCGACGAGCCCGAGGCGTCGATCCCGCCCGCGGGGACCGAGGCGGCCCGCGACCGCCTGACGGAGTTTCTGGACGGGCCCGTCTACCGCTACGAGGAGCGCCGCGACTACCCCGCGGACGAGTGCACGTCGCGGCTCTCACCGCACCTGAAGTACGGAACGATCGGGATCCGCGAGGTGTACGAGCGCACGGAGGCGGCGAAGGCGGACGCCCCGGACGCGGACGCGGCGGCGTCCGTCGAGGAGTTCCAGTCGCAACTGGCATGGCGCGAGTTCTACGCGCAGGTGCTGTGGGCGAACAGAGACACCGTGACGGAGAACTTCAAGGACTTCGAGCGGCCGATCCGGTGGCGCGACGACCCGGAGGGACTGCAGGCCTGGAAGGACGGCGAGACGGGCTACCCCATCGTCGACGCGGGGATGCGCCAGCTGCGCGAGGAGGCGTACGTGCACAACCGCGTGCGAATGCTCGTCGCCGCCTTCCTGACCAAGGACCTGCTGATCGACTGGCGGCGCGGCTACGAGTGGTTCCGTCAGCGGCTCGTCGACCACGACACCGCGAACGACGTCGGCGGGTGGCAGTGGGCGGCCTCGACCGGCACCGACGCCCAGCCGTACTTCCGGGTGTTCAACCCCACTACGCAGGGCGAGCGGTACGACCCCGATGCGCAGTACATCAAGCGCTACGTGCCGGAGCTCCGGGACGCCGACCCCGACGTGATCCACGAGTGGCCCGACCTGTCGCCGACCCAGCGCCGGCGGGCCGCCCCGGACTACCCGGATCCCATCGTCGACCACGCGTCCGCCCGGGAGCGCGCCATCGAGGCGTTCGAGACCGCTCGCGGCGGGGACTGA
- a CDS encoding DUF5827 family protein — MPRQKTEFDDLRPLAFREPDEVLDGDRMYTIYEIGRLLQGLEPDADLDVETENVLMDWAIPWMLKHADQFVFAEPEDDSEPGYYGLA, encoded by the coding sequence ATGCCGCGACAGAAAACGGAGTTCGACGACCTGCGTCCGCTGGCGTTCCGCGAGCCCGACGAGGTGCTCGACGGGGACCGGATGTACACCATCTACGAGATCGGCCGCCTGCTGCAGGGGCTGGAGCCCGACGCCGACCTCGACGTCGAGACGGAGAACGTCCTGATGGACTGGGCCATCCCGTGGATGCTGAAACACGCCGACCAGTTCGTCTTCGCCGAGCCCGAGGACGACTCGGAGCCGGGGTACTACGGGCTCGCGTGA
- a CDS encoding MBL fold metallo-hydrolase, translated as MIRNLASDREVFTSNVFLVEGERTALVDVGNDFDVVAAVEAAGADLDVVVLTHTHTDHVGTLDAVRAATDAPVLGFDADFGGVDERLGDGETVLIGDHEYRALHTPGHKDDHLCLYAAEPGILFAGDLVFAGGSFGRTDLEEGDRGVLIDSIYRVKEVVDEDLAELHAGHGPSVTEDAYRHVEMAGQAARM; from the coding sequence GTGATCCGGAACCTGGCGAGCGACCGAGAGGTGTTCACGAGCAACGTCTTCCTCGTCGAGGGCGAGCGCACGGCGCTGGTCGACGTCGGCAACGACTTCGACGTCGTCGCGGCCGTCGAGGCGGCCGGCGCCGACCTCGACGTCGTCGTCCTGACGCACACTCACACCGACCACGTCGGCACCCTCGACGCGGTCAGGGCTGCGACGGACGCGCCCGTCCTCGGGTTCGACGCCGACTTCGGCGGCGTCGACGAGCGCCTCGGCGACGGCGAGACGGTCCTGATCGGCGACCACGAGTACCGCGCGCTCCACACCCCGGGCCACAAGGACGACCACCTCTGCCTGTACGCCGCCGAGCCGGGGATCCTCTTCGCCGGGGACCTCGTGTTCGCGGGCGGGAGCTTCGGCCGGACCGACCTCGAAGAGGGGGACCGCGGCGTTCTGATCGACAGCATCTACCGCGTCAAGGAGGTCGTCGACGAGGACCTGGCCGAACTCCACGCCGGCCACGGACCGAGCGTCACGGAGGACGCCTACCGGCACGTGGAGATGGCCGGGCAGGCCGCCCGGATGTGA
- a CDS encoding Lrp/AsnC family transcriptional regulator has product MTERSPDWEFKERDVIILRELSADPQLSSRELADILERDHDISVSHVTVSESIRKMRQEGVFREAIVPNEAYFNFALFEFKFNAQQFEDGWRDAMEAIRDDRHTLFYFLSDGEYQWKSVMMFPNRESESRWIHDFYKDHGDVVQNVRNSVVHNVLKFQTDPEIFTELQECTRQSH; this is encoded by the coding sequence ATGACAGAGCGATCGCCCGACTGGGAGTTCAAGGAGCGCGACGTCATCATCCTCCGGGAACTCTCGGCGGATCCCCAGCTGTCCTCCCGCGAGCTCGCCGACATCCTCGAGCGCGACCACGACATCTCAGTCTCGCACGTCACAGTCAGCGAATCGATCAGGAAGATGCGCCAGGAGGGCGTCTTCCGCGAAGCCATCGTCCCCAACGAGGCGTACTTCAACTTCGCGCTCTTCGAGTTCAAGTTCAACGCCCAGCAGTTCGAGGACGGGTGGCGCGACGCGATGGAGGCCATCCGGGACGACCGCCACACGCTCTTTTACTTCCTCTCGGACGGGGAGTACCAGTGGAAGTCCGTGATGATGTTCCCCAACCGGGAGTCCGAGTCCCGCTGGATCCACGACTTCTACAAGGACCACGGGGACGTGGTCCAGAACGTCCGCAACTCCGTGGTCCACAACGTCCTCAAGTTCCAGACCGATCCGGAGATATTCACCGAGTTACAGGAGTGTACGCGTCAGTCCCACTGA
- a CDS encoding UPF0058 family protein, with translation MHKDELLELHEQMVMIMEFFRDEMDGVDPELFDPYAELDVDPSDVHKSKSEHKHAVFVLGNALATAMSEDEFSDAGRVGKRMKELAEDAESKL, from the coding sequence ATGCACAAAGACGAACTCCTCGAGCTCCACGAGCAGATGGTGATGATCATGGAGTTCTTCCGCGACGAGATGGACGGCGTGGACCCGGAGCTGTTCGACCCCTACGCGGAACTCGACGTCGACCCCTCGGACGTCCACAAGTCCAAGAGCGAGCACAAGCACGCCGTCTTCGTCCTCGGCAACGCGCTCGCCACGGCCATGAGCGAGGACGAGTTCTCCGACGCGGGCCGCGTGGGCAAGCGGATGAAGGAGCTGGCCGAAGACGCCGAGAGCAAGCTCTAG